The following proteins are encoded in a genomic region of Arachis stenosperma cultivar V10309 chromosome 4, arast.V10309.gnm1.PFL2, whole genome shotgun sequence:
- the LOC130973390 gene encoding uncharacterized protein LOC130973390 → MAQQVPDPSPYCLIRFMEDDHINPRGKRIRDDQQDKVTKTVWLEQHYTSRDFHFAIEKRYLPRSISDSALWEQKRRRRDYMNSAGSEIGLEKEVESDRKMILPIIRCSHTNLNQHKHKNKNKKTKQIKPMVVCEENDEEVESYPKKVPCFVMLLMICVWGWLLTCRRETITIGGSVVELLSFMVFASGAALTILFGERFSHTHGAIFISWAVLMHVGVDHSISLLFLAILALFFGASHALSSFFTHNNNQIQQHILTSIKIVKPGGLS, encoded by the exons ATGGCTCAACAAGTTCCAGATCCAAGTCCCTATTGTTTAATTCGTTTTATGGAAGATGACCATATTAACCCCCGCGGAAAAAGGATCCGAGATGACCAACAGGATAAGGTAACCAAGACTGTTTGGTTGGAACAACACTATACTTCAAGGGATTTTCACTTTGCTATTGAG AAACGGTACCTGCCCCGTTCAATCTCTGATTCGGCGCTGTGGGAACAGAAAAGGAGGAGGCGGGATTATATGAACAGCGCTGGAAGTGAG ATTGGGTTGGAGAAGGAGGTGGAATCGGACCGCAAAATGATCTTGCCAATAATACGATGCAGCCACACTAATCTGAATCAACACAAGcacaagaacaagaacaagaaaaCCAAGCAAATAAAGCCCATGGTGGTGTgtgaagaaaatgatgaagagGTTGAAAGCTACCCAAAAAAAGTTCCGTGTTTCGTAATGCTGTTAATGATATGTGTTTGGGGCTGGCTGCTGACGTGTCGGCGGGAAACAATAACGATAGGGGGCTCGGTGGTTGAACTACTGAGTTTTATGGTGTTTGCTTCGGGTGCGGCTTTAACGATTCTGTTTGGAGAAAGATTCAGTCACACCCACGGCGCTATCTTTATCTCATGGGCCGTTCTAATGCACGTCGGAGTTGATCATTCAATCAGTTTGCTATTCCTCGCCATACTCGCTCTCTTCTTCGGAGCCTCTCATGCACTTAGCTCCTTCTTTACACACAACAATAACCAAATCCAACAACACATCCTTACTTCAATCAAAATAGTAAAGCCGGGGGGGCTCTCTTGA